In Enterobacteriaceae bacterium Kacie_13, the following proteins share a genomic window:
- a CDS encoding ABC transporter permease subunit, with product MMFGSLFSTHRRLRDAQIPVMAQVTPSPWRQAWKALRENRLAMFCLILLLIMAVWCVAGPYFSPWRDDATDALMINKAPNAEHWLGTDFLGRDVYTRLLLAGRISLIIGLLTMLLSVTLGYLLGAVSGYLGGVTDKIIMRFADLVMTIPSLPLLIVMGAMLSELDFSPDSRVYMVIVMLSLLEWPKLARLVRGQILSLRERDFMLATQVLGLSSRRRLFGHLLPNTVPILVVMATMAVANAILSESALSYLGLGVVPPTPSWGNMMDAANSLIDFQRRPWLWMPPGIAIFITVIAINVLGDGLRDALDPKMKRSKK from the coding sequence GTGATGTTCGGATCGTTATTTTCAACTCACCGCCGGCTGCGCGACGCACAAATCCCGGTCATGGCACAAGTGACACCGTCACCCTGGCGGCAGGCGTGGAAGGCACTGCGCGAGAACCGGCTGGCGATGTTTTGCCTGATCTTACTGCTGATAATGGCGGTCTGGTGCGTAGCGGGCCCTTACTTTTCGCCGTGGCGTGATGATGCCACAGATGCCCTGATGATTAATAAAGCACCGAATGCAGAACACTGGCTGGGCACTGATTTCCTCGGCCGGGACGTTTACACGCGTCTGCTGCTGGCAGGGCGTATCTCGCTCATCATCGGGCTGCTGACCATGCTGCTGTCGGTGACGCTTGGTTACCTGCTTGGCGCGGTGTCAGGCTATCTCGGCGGCGTGACCGATAAAATCATCATGCGTTTTGCCGATCTGGTGATGACTATTCCGAGCCTGCCGCTGCTGATCGTCATGGGCGCGATGCTGTCGGAGCTGGATTTCTCGCCGGATTCACGCGTCTACATGGTGATCGTCATGCTCAGCCTGCTCGAGTGGCCGAAGCTGGCCCGTCTGGTACGCGGGCAGATCCTCTCGCTGCGTGAGCGTGATTTTATGCTGGCGACGCAGGTGCTCGGTCTTTCATCGCGTCGTCGTTTGTTCGGCCATTTGTTGCCGAATACGGTTCCGATTCTGGTGGTAATGGCCACGATGGCCGTTGCGAATGCCATCCTCAGCGAATCCGCGCTCAGCTATCTGGGTCTGGGTGTGGTCCCGCCGACACCGTCTTGGGGAAATATGATGGATGCCGCCAACAGCCTGATCGACTTCCAGCGCCGTCCGTGGTTATGGATGCCACCGGGCATTGCGATTTTTATCACCGTGATCGCCATTAACGTACTGGGTGATGGCCTGCGCGACGCGCTCGATCCCAAAATGAAACGGAGCAAAAAATGA
- a CDS encoding ATP-binding cassette domain-containing protein encodes MSAEYLIEVDGLKKHFPIRDGVFGQETGQLRAVDGVSFNIRKGTIFGLVGESGSGKTTVGRTLLGLYDKTAGSVKFHGEDLHQLKPKQLKALRPKIQLVFQDPYSSLNPRIRIGDAIGEAMLEHKLCTRAELHAKVLEVMKICGLSPLHYNRFPHEFSGGQRQRIGIARALILQPEFIIADEPISALDVSIQAQIINLFSDLRDDHGVTFLFISHDLGVVEHLCDDVAVMYLGQLVETARRDALFRQPLHPYTQALLAAVPTLDPDSEPVAMVSGEIPDPSRPPAGCRFHTRCPLATDRCRAEIPLLREVESGHRVACHLV; translated from the coding sequence ATGAGCGCGGAATATCTGATAGAGGTCGATGGCCTGAAAAAACACTTCCCAATCCGCGACGGCGTATTCGGGCAGGAAACCGGCCAGCTGCGCGCTGTGGATGGTGTCAGCTTTAATATCCGCAAAGGCACGATTTTCGGCCTGGTGGGGGAATCCGGCAGCGGTAAAACCACCGTTGGGCGCACCTTGCTCGGTTTGTATGACAAAACGGCGGGCAGCGTGAAATTTCACGGCGAGGATCTCCACCAGCTAAAACCGAAACAGCTGAAAGCGCTGCGGCCTAAAATCCAGCTGGTTTTTCAGGATCCGTACAGTTCGCTAAACCCGCGGATCCGTATCGGTGACGCTATTGGCGAAGCGATGCTGGAACACAAGCTGTGCACGCGCGCAGAACTGCACGCCAAAGTATTGGAGGTGATGAAGATCTGCGGTCTTTCGCCGTTGCATTACAACCGCTTTCCGCACGAGTTTTCCGGCGGTCAGCGCCAGCGTATTGGCATCGCCCGCGCGCTGATCCTGCAACCGGAATTTATCATTGCAGATGAACCCATTTCTGCGCTGGATGTGTCGATTCAGGCGCAAATCATCAATCTGTTCTCGGATTTACGCGACGATCACGGCGTGACGTTTCTGTTTATCTCGCACGATCTGGGCGTGGTAGAGCATCTTTGCGACGATGTGGCGGTGATGTATCTTGGTCAACTGGTGGAAACTGCCCGTCGTGATGCGCTGTTTCGCCAGCCTTTGCATCCTTACACGCAGGCGCTACTGGCCGCAGTACCAACGCTCGATCCTGACAGCGAGCCGGTGGCGATGGTCAGCGGCGAAATTCCGGATCCCTCCAGACCGCCTGCCGGATGCCGTTTTCACACCCGCTGCCCGCTGGCAACCGATCGCTGCCGCGCAGAAATCCCGCTATTGCGTGAGGTGGAAAGCGGTCATCGCGTCGCCTGTCATCTGGTCTGA
- a CDS encoding ATP-binding cassette domain-containing protein gives MTQPLIRFNQLSLSFSSDQGRVRAVQDVTFDVQSGQTVGIVGESGCGKSVTAMSLMGLLPPQAARIDGGEILFQGRDLLKLRPSQMADLRGNQLAMIFQEPMTALNPVLTIGEQLVEPLIRHLGESPRTAWALATKMITDVGLARADSLMKSYPHQLSGGMLQRIMIAMALSCKPQLLIADEPTTALDVTVQAQILRLLREQAQRHHMALMLITHDLGVIAQMADHVVVMYAGKIVEQGATAEVLRNPLHPYTQGLIASRPKPGERLRRLYSIPGQVPDLAALPPYCAFTDRCDRATDRCRQGIPPLEGQSRQAACFYSGLSPVHEMKSREFQP, from the coding sequence ATGACTCAACCTTTGATCCGTTTTAATCAGCTTTCTCTCTCGTTTTCCAGCGATCAGGGACGTGTGCGTGCGGTACAGGACGTTACGTTTGACGTTCAGTCCGGGCAAACGGTCGGCATTGTTGGCGAATCTGGCTGCGGGAAGAGTGTCACTGCTATGTCGCTGATGGGGCTGTTACCGCCTCAGGCGGCACGCATCGACGGCGGCGAAATTCTTTTTCAGGGGCGTGACCTGCTCAAATTGCGTCCGTCACAGATGGCGGATTTGCGCGGCAATCAGCTGGCGATGATTTTTCAGGAACCGATGACGGCGCTGAATCCGGTGCTGACGATTGGCGAACAGCTGGTGGAGCCTCTGATCCGCCATCTGGGCGAATCACCGCGAACGGCGTGGGCGCTGGCGACGAAGATGATCACCGACGTCGGGCTGGCGCGCGCCGACAGCCTGATGAAGAGCTACCCGCATCAGCTTTCCGGCGGCATGTTACAACGCATCATGATAGCGATGGCACTGAGCTGCAAACCGCAGCTGCTCATCGCCGACGAACCAACGACCGCGCTGGACGTCACCGTGCAGGCGCAGATCCTGCGTTTACTGCGCGAACAGGCACAGCGCCACCATATGGCGTTGATGCTGATCACGCATGACCTGGGGGTCATCGCGCAGATGGCCGATCATGTCGTCGTGATGTACGCCGGTAAAATCGTTGAACAGGGCGCGACTGCTGAGGTGTTGCGTAATCCGCTGCACCCGTATACGCAGGGGCTGATTGCCTCAAGGCCAAAACCAGGCGAACGTCTCCGCCGGTTATATTCCATTCCCGGTCAGGTGCCGGATCTGGCCGCACTGCCGCCGTATTGCGCATTCACCGACCGCTGTGATCGCGCAACCGACCGCTGCCGTCAGGGTATTCCGCCGCTGGAAGGGCAGTCGCGTCAGGCCGCGTGTTTTTACAGCGGACTGAGTCCGGTTCATGAAATGAAAAGCAGGGAGTTCCAGCCATGA
- a CDS encoding LysR family transcriptional regulator produces MINNRDLDYFVTAAQIMNLRLASQNLNITQPALSKSITRLEKELSIKLFKRAGRGLELTEAGRILYQRGLALQSSYHEITEVMNELSSGAGGIVRVGISGSSTQFLLPEICKMLQSQVPNMKLEIQIGMNDVLFTLLERHVIDIIIGPLVNYESPVVQLPVTADRVVVCASSDHPLAGKPTSLRELSRFGWILPAKTVSMRQWLDGIFYENHCPPPDVKVEISSLASVPGLIAKSGLLSFLSENILAEEEFISRLIRIDNDQLVMERRVGITWLEGAFLSPATQKVIEVTKAVGKKMQMESRRVLEE; encoded by the coding sequence TATAACTCAGCCCGCGCTTTCCAAATCCATCACTCGCCTGGAGAAAGAACTCAGCATAAAACTGTTCAAACGGGCAGGTCGCGGGCTGGAGCTTACCGAGGCAGGTCGTATTCTTTATCAACGCGGTCTGGCGCTGCAAAGTTCATATCATGAAATCACCGAAGTGATGAACGAACTGAGCAGCGGCGCGGGCGGCATTGTGCGCGTGGGCATTTCAGGTTCATCCACCCAGTTCCTGTTACCAGAAATCTGCAAAATGTTGCAGTCGCAGGTGCCGAACATGAAGCTGGAAATTCAAATAGGCATGAATGACGTGCTGTTCACCCTGCTGGAGCGCCACGTGATAGATATCATCATTGGTCCGCTGGTGAACTACGAAAGTCCGGTGGTGCAGCTGCCGGTCACCGCAGACCGCGTGGTGGTCTGCGCCTCCAGTGACCATCCGCTGGCCGGCAAACCCACGTCTTTACGCGAACTCAGCCGTTTCGGCTGGATCTTACCGGCAAAAACGGTTTCGATGCGCCAGTGGCTGGACGGGATCTTTTACGAGAACCATTGCCCGCCGCCGGACGTCAAAGTCGAAATCAGCTCGCTGGCGTCCGTACCCGGTTTGATCGCTAAAAGCGGGCTGCTGAGTTTTCTGTCAGAGAATATTCTGGCAGAGGAAGAGTTTATTTCGCGGCTGATCCGCATCGATAACGATCAGCTGGTGATGGAACGCCGCGTAGGTATTACGTGGCTGGAAGGCGCGTTTCTTTCACCCGCCACGCAGAAAGTGATCGAAGTGACTAAAGCCGTCGGAAAGAAAATGCAGATGGAAAGCCGCCGGGTATTGGAGGAATGA